From Malaya genurostris strain Urasoe2022 chromosome 2, Malgen_1.1, whole genome shotgun sequence:
attttatgcgttttattgtttaaaaaagttctcaagctcttaaaaaatcaccctttagtttcgaaactgaattcagttccggaatccagttccaacatCCACGTTCGGAATTCTGAGCCTGTATTCTGCAATGAAGctcctgaaactaaattctcctTCCGACAATCGAAGTACAAATGAAAGCATGACCTGAGTGTTTGAGGTTCTATACTTGGTtcgttcttactgatgttggtgggagaacctaaCCTCAACATTTAAActgttccgtctgaagcactagaagaaatggacgattttcaatcaaactttacCTATAATAATCGTACAGTaaataatcggaactgatacgtgcctgactacctcaaaaccgtcatccgggtgcgaaaacagcaagcaagcgtgatgaattttcctcattatttccaaaatttttagaaagcttagaattttttttgttatctgacactgttgaaaatttattcacaaattcctgatcacatTCCCGAtagtttgtagaaaaaattatgttgttaggttaagtacatcaagaaatATTCgggataaagttctgcccattcttgtacagtttaaattctgaagaagcaccccatagtaaagtaaagggcactccgcattcggccgatacaaccgatccgagctctccggtgtTGACTTTTTCGCTgattcggctatggctgagctacgggcgtgcgcatgtataggtacgccggaGTGGACACGATTGCTACGGTGCGAAAAGCTCGGTGATGAATATCGTTGCCAAAGATATGGATTTTATGTCGGGTCCGGCGTACGTATACATgcgcacgccggcagctcagtcgaAACCGAAGAGCGAGAAAAAAATCGGCGATGGCACCGAGCTTTTCGCACCATAGCAATCGTCTCGACtccggcgtacctatacatgcgcacgccggtagctcagccatagcagaagcagaaaaaagtcaacgccggagagctcggatcggtcggatcggccgAATGCGGAGATATCTTAAAAGTCGTACTCACGACAAAAGATTTGCGAGCATTCCTACCGGGCTCCATATAATTATGATCCAAGCAAACCTGGAAATTTGAAATCATTGtcgaaaaatttaacaaaatgtcATATCTTCAAGCAACGGCGAATCGGTTTCGGTGCATTCCTCGGGTTTCTGCCTTCCAACAAAGAAATGTATTCAGGAACAAGACTTGCCAACCTATTCCCGAGAAATGCAAAGTCGCGGCCGTCCCCGTTCATGAAGTTCACAGTGGCTACAAAAAAATCAAGGAGATACAAGCCAAATTTCAAACTAAAGACAATCTTCCGGTTTGGCTGAAGAACGGTCAATCGGACCGTATTCTGTACCTGTCAACGTTGACACTATCGGTCGTTGGATTGTGCTCATCAGTAGCATGGATGGCATCGCTTTGGTAAAATTAGAATATATTACTGTTTATTCGAGGTATTAATAAATTAGTGTTCAATAAATAAAACTTATTCGATATCTTAATCCAAATTGAGTTGTTTCGCAATGCGCGAAATTTCGTTGTCCAAAGATTTGTTCTTCAGCTCGCATATGTAGTTATACCTTGCAGAACAGTCTTGCCCTGTATAGCCGTACGTGTAAAGTGCCGCATTGTAGGTAAGTTTCAAACAGCGACCGGTCCCGGTAATCTCCAATGTGGGTTCTGTTTGCTTTGGCGGAGGATTGTTAACAATTTTCTTAGAGTCTTCATTTTTACTGGAATCAGGTTTTACTGTCCCGATTGTTGAACTTGTTCCTTTGTTACCGGTCGAGATGGAAGTAAGGTTCGTGTTAGGGTTAACAGGTTTGGCGGAGTGAGTCCATATCCACAAAAGACCCGGATTTAGACCGCCCAGCCAATACTCTTTACCCCGCTTAAGCTGATTATTTAAAATGAAAGCTGCAACGTCTTGGAACTCAACACTCGTTTCAAACTCGGCCAGATGCCCGCCATAAGACTTGCACAATGTACTGGCCGATTTCCAGTTCAATCCACGATCCACCCCAAAATGGTAGCAATTCTCGTGAATTCGGGTGAAATTATCCGGACAAGTTTCTGCAAAAAAAAGCAATCAAATTACGTacgagaaaatttcaaattttaaaatatccaACCAATTTTCTGGTTATTTCCTGCCATTAGGTAGTAGATAATCTGCTCAGCTCGTCGAAGTCTATTTTCCATGTAATCCACTCGGTAGACCAGCTTCTCGATTGCTCCCAGCAGGTACAGATCAGTCTCCGAAACCTCACGTGGTGACGCAAGCAGCTCCGTTGGGCTTGCTCCTCCGAAAGTCTGCCGCATTGGTGTGAAGGTTCCCTGAGCGCTAGGTCCCGTATTCAGTTGATTCTCAGCATAACCCGAAGGGCCAATAACTTTGCCCACCGGAGAACCCATCTCGACCGCCTCGCCGATGCGTTTGTTTATGTAGAAACTGGAGGCCGGTATGTACTGATGAGTCTGTCCGACGGCCACAGCAGCTTGCATTACCCGTGAGTGACGGTTGGTGGTGTTGATACTGGAGGTGAACATAATTAAAAAGCAGATTGTGAAAAACAGGTATTCGGTAAGAAAGTAGATTTAGTATTATTTGAAAACGTGTATCTTTGAAGCAATCGTATCGTGTTTTCATATGTCTTTGCTCACAtaagtgaaaaaattgaaattattagGTAATATGTTTATTTAAATTCCATTTTGTGtttcttttttaaatttagaaCAATTGCCCTAAAGTGTGTGGTTCATAAAACATTATTGAATGCGTACAAAAGTTTGATCAGTTGATGTTATTTTTTCACCTAAAAACGCTATCCTAAATGTAATGCTGTTCTAAACGTTTGTTTTTTTCCATTAGGGAATCTAATCAACATGGTTACAACTAGTTAAAACGATACAGATGTTCCTTACATTTCACATGGGCGAAGATGAAacgtataaaaaaaataattttcccgTGGAGTTTGGAGAAAATCAATTATGTAGACCTCACCGAATTACAGCAGTTAAACCCTTACAAAAAGACGGGTTGATAATGTCAGCGACTCAGCTGGGTGACGTGAATACAACGAAATCGACACGCTTttatcacacttccgaataccgATAGTCACTCAAACATATTTTaacacacaaaaaataataaaatatcattATTCATTAAGATAATACTAGTAGTTCTGAGAAGAATTTTTCATGTAGACACATGTGTTGTCATCTTTCTCCAGGTTTACCTCTTCTCTGTTAGTGCGATACTTATACGGAATACTGAGTAAAAAGCTTCTGATGATGAATTTATATGAACATATGTGCCACTTGTTTAGCGCGAACGGTACACGAAGCAAACTTTTCCATTGATCCTCTACTGCCCATACGTGCATATCGCATATCGCATATCGATTTttaccaattttgagttagcttgaagaatcaaatctatcctcaatatactctcagaaattgcaataaaagttcgtTGTTTGTtctgtaaaatgtgaaaaaatatcaattcatatctgtcccatatgcaaaatacctgcatatcagtcccattcagtgccaatttcaataatgtcatttgttgcaatattggaatagcaaaggtgtattaccgatatttcatgtaataataccatgatttagcattaggcatCACAATAAACCAAACAATTCGGAAATAAAactttgatcgtctttttctcgacgtgccgattttccatatgggactaatatgcaagtatgggcagtctaTTGCCCTTAGCAGATACAGATCTGTCTCCGATACCTCACGAGCTAATGTCTGACTCAAGGCAATAAAATTCTCCAATTGCAGAACCACACCCGATGCAAACTAAATTAATACTGATGCTAACTGAAATCACGAGCTGCCTTTTAAATATTCGTGTCATTACACGTTTTCAGTCCGCAAGGTGGAGCTACCAGAGCTAAAGTAACAGTAAATAGAATGGCTCTTTTGAATATTCTGTTCTagattcgtttatttttttcagtattagaaacaattattttgTATCGATCTTTGATATTTAAAAGAACCGAATTGTTAAAATTTTTCCCTGTTAAGCATGGTTGCTGCTACTggaaattgttgaaaataacgggtggcaactaaaattgtggaatttctttctcaagctgtcaaaaaatgacaaacatacttggagaagatctgatttattgaaattaaagatacattgttcattgttgaaaaaaattagtgaacatttgaaaacggttcgtaatcggatgttcggcgaagcttccgtttgatgtcggaacaggagcgttgtacggccttcatgtcaactttgcgaatgcattctaccttgattctaccaatcaactgttagcaattcgtggctctccagttatttttgtacaccaaacagctcaaaaccccgaagaaatcttcgattagtCGACACTGAAGTAAATTAATCGGGTTGTggttttgggtacaaatgggatcgaatgggtattcaggaacgattgtgttttttggcgcaatgcgatgacgctttatccggccaaaacacgtattgtccatcagcatgatgtttttgaaaaaatgggatcaaaactttctacaaacattcgttctggtacacatcgtgattgattgccaacccagatggcttaaaccatggcttagaaatacttttctcggaaatgacaatgtacagcatcactttctgttcaagcttatgtttaaactaatattttatgttaggatgtacagtagaactatccgttgaatagtatcgatcgtttgcgggaatctgcgtcttcgaaagagggaagtaactttcgtcgtccaaaacaaaactttttccggataaatttttaatcaaccagcggcattgggaattcagcgttgaaatctgtgcgtcagtatatcccggggctcgtgtcttcattcggtactttattccgagtcttttcaatgttttgcagatgtactggtgagaacagttgaacttttttgaggaatccctttgactcagtaaatccttgttgttgaaggcacgagaaagagaacgaaggccttttgcgtccataattttggctggtcttccactaccttccttacgagcagttgttgggcatcttgagatattgtaaactgtcgaagccgtgacatttttgcttttaaaatgttgtaccgtatactatttgccgagatttctgtgcagttcgtagaactgtgcaatgcgctcgtgaaatacttcttctttcgacggcattttgagcaaaactgagcaagcatgaacaaaacagaaaatattagcagaaagaggagaaagagagctaacacatacacactcttagttttttctgagctcgtttgttgttgagcatacaggtctcgaaaaaattccaaaattttagttgccacccgttaatgATTACTATTTTGTTGCGAACGGCTTACAAAGCTCCCTGTTCACCTGATTTAACTTGCTGCATAGTCTACGGAACTTAGCCAAAAAAGATATTACAAGTTTTGATACGAGTCGTGAATGTTGATGATATCATAAAAAAGCTATTCTTACTATTATATTTTACTTGTTTGGATCAAATCGAGTGAATTCCTGAAATATCATTGAGGACGTTCATCTGATACTAGCACTTCGAATTAGATCGCCAGCatgaaattttactgattgttcagtaatccacaTGCATATTTCCGAAATTTGTTAATGTAAAGTTCTGATATCTCAGTAAAACGCATTTTGTTGCCGAAGTTTGGAAAAGTATACTGCTGATCTTGTCCGTAAACAACAAATAGACCGAAATCAGAAAATCTGTTTGCCAAGATTTCGAAAAGTGTGTCAGCTTTTACTGAAATTCGGCACAACGTCCTCATTTCATCAAACCGAAATATCGCATATTCCAAACAAATGTTGgttgtttatgaaaaaaatattgaatgaaTATTAACTGGAATTTCCAGGAATTTATATATTTtcgcaaatgttttttttcagcgTGCTGATGATTTCAGCAAAGACATCACATTAACAAGaaagctctcacatttcacgaacaaatcaaTGGTAACATACTTTTTTACGAGCATGGCACCCTCAGGCGGATCCGCATTGAGTCTTCTACATACAAGTAGGTGAGAGaactgtcaaattcgtgcgcgtgaaaatagcagcactgtgcaCCGATAGAATAGACatgatatattgaatgtgatgccgtgcgatggcgttgctggactgaagattgatttcgttccaaGCTGATAGGGTTTGATTTCCGTATAATAATTTGAAGTTTACTAAAATAACACATGAcgtgttttgaaattttgagacatCCTCCGAACTTTTTTAAAAACTTGTACGGAATGTAATTTTTTCAATCATTTGATTTCAGTGTTCATCAGCGTTCATCCTTAGATCTGAATTTATATTTAGACCGACTTGATAGGCAGTAGTAGGCTGCGCTATGACTTGATACACATACTACAGAATTTGGATGACTTGATACACATACTACAGAATGATACACATACTACAGCACATGGCTGTGCAAATTACAATAATCATTAGACACCTCACGTCGTCTAAGACTTGCTACATTCTACAAAATCTGCACACTTCTCTTTTACAAGATATTTTTATGCCCGCTGTATAATTTtgataaactgctacgcactgatgagtcaaagacgaaatggATGATGAAAGTAGTTAAATGAAGGGCCCGACAATTGGCACTCACTTGTTTAATCATAAGTTTTACCGATTTGGCGAGCCTAGAATCAAGCAATGGTTAAAGTTTTCAGATTTAGCTcaaagatttgaaaaattttttgttcatatttttttatcaatcgaataccaacataccgaaaaatgaaaaaaaattgttaaaaacttGATCACGGATGTTTTAATAACTTTCCGTGATATATTAGattcactatgaaaaccgacttttgaacgaggGCTCGGAAGGCCGtgattcatataccattcgacttaattCAATGAGTGCGCAAAATTTCAGTGTATGTATATAACGTTTCCGTACTCTAACTTTTCTAGGAGGTGGCcagaccggttttcacaaacttagattcaaatgagagatcTTAAGACGATCTTAGACTTCGGAGTTACAAGGTGATTAGCgtgaaattcaaattatttactttcctcatagatggcgcaaTCTATTTTTCACATAACtcagttcaaataaaaggtattatggtttcatacaaagttcctaagtttcatccggattcgacttccggttcaggaattacagGATAAAGAGTGTTAGAAATGGCTTAACTTATTTCCACAAACTTtagctcaaatgaaaggctttGTGATCCCATATGGAATACCTGAATTTCATTGGGATCCGATTTATGGttcaggaattacagggtgatgggtGTTAGACATTTTATActgtcacttaaatcggcgaagtaaaaacgtgtgaaaaattttcaacacttgATTCGAAGCTATTCCAATTGCTAACCATTGTcattagacggccaaacaaaccgattccggctatcctggttcccgggtgGTGGTCATatactccaaaatggaactcactcacttttatccGAGATCGTTTGATCAAATCGTCGTTAAGAGCGACGATGCTTGAGGGAAATATTCTTAATTGAGTTCAAAACTATTCCTACTGGCCattcgaaccgactttggctctAGCAGCCTCTTGTATCCGGCTTATACCGGGAATAGTGTTTAAAAACTGCTAAATTGACCTTGCTCATTTTTCCCGGGGTAGACTTTTCGATTTTCTAAAGCTTAGGTACAATTGAAAAGGTATTATTGCCGCATTTCAATTTAATCCGGTTCCAACACCCGGTTCCCGAACTACTGGGTATTTCGAATTGTAAGTTATGCTAGTTTTTAGGAATTTTACTGTAAATTTTCAATAGATGGGCATTGAGTCTCAAGTAGTGGACTTCACCGCTTAGAAATCTGTCTGAGAATAGTTCAGAGAAAATGTATTCATGACAAGTTTATATAGACATGTAGCTTTTCAataaaaagccttggtattcaattccttttgtggaatttgaccttctgtttcaaaagacttcgcagccgattgatAGTTtacaaaatcagcaaatctgttTGCGAGATTTCGAGTTATTCTAAGAGATATTTCGCCACTCGAGATATTTTCTTGCTAACTTCGAAATCTCAAATCCCTCGTTCAGTAATCATAGAATGTTTCTTTTGAGGAAACTATCTAAAAATGAAAGTCTTGATGTAGATTTCATCACACTGTACCCGGTATTCAAACTATCGCTCGGTTTAGAGTCAACACATTTTTGTATGTTAAGTCGTCACATCGGCTAGATTTCAAATTCGATGCACGATTGTAGACGACATTTCTTGGATGGAACATTAGGGTTCGCTACATCCGGCTTTCGATACCCTCCCGACCTGGACTTACTGGCTATCGACAAACGATCTCCGAATAATTTGATTACATTAGTAACAGTTAATTTGGTCATATTCATCAATATCGACTACGTTGAAAGCGAGTAGTATGGTTTTTCGCGATGCACAAGCAAAATTTGGACGGGTCACTACTCTTGCTGAAATGCCATTTCTATAACCGGGAAGCGAatatcaaaataaaacagtagGCTTGATGCCTGTTTAGGTCTAATGCGACATAGGGTACAAATTTGcacttcaatttcaataaagtcAGCTTACAATGACAACACGATCAATTTATTAagacaaaaaattttgacctTCGCAAGCAAACTGTTGAAGTTTAAACGCAATACGAGACACCGGAGTTTACACATTCTACGTATCTTGCTCAACGACAGGCTAAAGATAGAGCTCTTCAAGAATACCGCGTTTATTAAGAAGTTCCTTCGAAGGACTTTATTTCGAAATTGGGCGATATTTTGAATTGGATTCAGCAGTTTATTCCCATGTATCCTCATGTAATTAGCACATGTTAATGCCATATTTTGACAGTAAAAGTTCGCATATCTGTATCGCTGTTGAGACTGCACTAGGGTCGACTTTGGCGAAATATACGGCTTTTCATAGATAATGTTTATTTATGACTAGCGTGCATTcagaaagctgaattctgattgatttataaCAGATGAACTTTCAGATAGcagatataccttatgatcaaaaaagaaccggaattttcattttaaaattcccgcgcttgtccaatcgctaaacttttattctctcaacgttggcaacacttttatacacattctgtcaaattttgacgcatatcgtacgatttgtTTTTTTAGCGTCTATAcaaataagttgaaaaattttcgtgtggcgatttctaTAATGGAtggaaatttagaacaacggctcgccttcgaagcgccattcggtcgattgttgtgcggtttcgacgtcatattcatagatccacacctcatcaccagttatgatgcattcgatgaatgtagggtctctatctgcgttggaaatcatctctttggccacatcaacacgacgctgtttttgaatgaaattcagcttttttggcaccagcagagaagcgacgcgtttcaaacccaaaacatcagttaaaatgtgttcggctgatccataagagatgcccaacaacacagcaatctctctaatcggtacagaacgattttgcaacacgatttgcttcgccgattcaatgttgtcttcagtaacagatgttgttgggcggccagggatctcatcatgatccaagcttgtacgatcacctttgaagcgtttataccactcgtatgcctgtgtttttcctagacacgattcaccaaaggccttttctaacattttcaacgtttcggaacacttaaatccatttgcaacacaaaatttgatgcacgcacgttgttctaaattttcatccattataagaaATCGCCactcgaaaatttttcaacttctttgtatagacgccaaacaaaaacgaatcgtacgatatgcgtcaaaatttgacagaatgtgtataaaagtgttgccagcgttgagagaataaaagtttaccgattggacaagcgcgggaattttaaaatgaaaatttcggttctttttttatcataaggtaaagCTATGAGAATTTTCGTCGCTCATAAAAGACTATTTTACAGTCATTATTAGTGCTTTCTAGTTTCCTGGGTTCACATATTCTGCCCTATGaaattttcggtttccaaactgAGAAATCGCTCAATCTGGCAGTCAGCAGAACTTGCGAGTTTCTCAAACGGTCAtagaatcaaatactaacaaaATTTATAAACACATGAAAAGGAATTGGTATCACTGTAAGTACGATGCGGTGTCtaagtgctgctctcaaaaaagtctaattccaatgtgttgtttgatacgtataattaaaaatttaatcgaaacagttactttgagtgatagtgctggtgtggcaagtgtgtgtttagtagtggaAGTGCTATTTATTAATTGATTCGCAAAACTGAAAATGCTCCAGCGGCGGAAATTGAGAGTTTCAACGatattaaccgatcgaagcgccgtctgcatatcattgtcggtgtcatcagatttctatggaatgtgtgaaaatctacaagtcaatcgtgttattcaagctgaaaatctaaaattggggTGCAGCAAACTCATCTGCgagggtttattttattttattttttcagtagtcgTGTTTCACCTCGCGTTGTtaacagcaatgcgaataggagaaaaaggatactggtgagatcgttccttagagatattttatattttcctaACTAATAAtgtcttatattatatttctcctaagtatcgaaaatcagcttTCGtggagatcatattgtttaccaaaacatatctctTTCTCTCTGTACTAAcacatctcctatcccgtgaagCTCGTGGAAATAAACTGGTCATGCAACTACGGGCGTTCCACTTACAATGTCATAGTTATCCAATGTTTACCCCAAGAATCTTTCAATGAATATATGaagcaatttaaaattttaaattactggCTAAAAAGCAGCATTCTTCGAGGATTAAATAAAAGTGGAATAAGTTACGAAAACGAAATAGTTGTATAAAACTGTCAATTGTTTCTGTCTCagttctataaaaaaaaacttttaaacaAGCACCTAAGTTAAATATACAGATTTGTCCATTTACTTCATAAAAAATCATTCCCAATGCAATACTTTCCGGGAGAAAGACAGACTGAAAATACAACTGGTAAATTAAAATATCGAAAAAATGACAACTAGGACACAATTTGTTAATTCGAAACCCTCTCCAATTCGAGAAAATCGTTATGTCAACTGTAGATGCGATGACAACACAACTCAGAAGACGTTAGAAAATAACTAGGTGTACGATCTGACTGTTTACGGCCGGTATGGTTCAAAATTTAATCTCAAGCCTGGAATCTAATACCGCCTGTAAACACTTATCAAACTTTTTCCCTACGTTGAGTTTCTATTCACGTCTAATTTTTCTCACCCAATATTTGTTCGATACGATCTTGAATTGACATTTTATTATAACCTTGTAGGATTGGGAAAAACGCAAAAATGCTGAATCGATTGACATAGGattctttagtttttttttgcctgTGGGCAGTGAATACAATAATATATCCAAATTGGTCATTCGAATAAAGAAGTTTGGGAACCACTTCTGAATACGATTCTGATAGAAAAATTTGCATcctttcgtgtaatattacaaccccTAGAACGACACCAACACTTTTGAGATATTATGTCGAGTTTGCTGCCCATTAGGATGGGACAAAAtgttgatttcagctccaccaaacttttcgtattCCTTTcaggtcccataagcaccatgcaaaattttagctcgatcggagaaactatattttcgcgcccgaggtttaaagtttgtatgagaTTTAGTAtgagaaaaccgacttttcacaAAAAATCGGCCGGAGATCACCCTATagaatcgaaaaatcaatacataTGTATTTTTCGTATGAAATTTAACGAGGATAAAAACTTTCGAAggccgcaaaacaatccgacatttgtagaaaaagttattaaaggaaaaccggaaCGAGGTCATtgctgcactgatttttagagttcataggttgatctccagccgatttttttttgtaaaaagtgaatttctccatattAAATCccgtacaaactttaaacctcgggcgcaaaaataaagtttctccgatcgagctaaaattttgcacggTGCTTACGGGACCcagaaggaacacgaaaagtttggtggagcgagaaaataaaccttttcatctttttcccataccaccttgtcccaccctactgCCCATCACTACTGACTGTGCAGAGATTACAATGTAATATCACAACAATCTCGGTGTCGTTCTAAGAACTCAAcacgttgtttcgatgtaatatcGTGAgttatctgcaatatttctcgaaaaaaatttcacagcGATTCAAAATCACTTCGAGGTTGTTTCAGTTTCCAAATTTCAATAAACCTAAATTGTCACAGTCGTTAGTGAAtagtaattttcttcaatttgtcCACGTAAACAAACAGTAGGCCTCGTTTGACCAAGCTAACAGGTTTAAGTGAATACTCAGTAGCTCACAAGCAGCCATTTCAGTTGGATGTATTCAAATAGGTTTTACTCGTCATAAATTAAGTATCTAGAACTAGAGCACTCTTGGGCATGCTCTGAGAGACACATACTCAACTCACCCTAGCGTATATTCCTCCAACAGCGACGACCACAGACCATCCTCATCCAGTTCCGTCCATTGTGCTGGGGCCAGCTTTAGAAAGGACTTGCGCCCACCTTTCTCCACAACGTGAATGCCATCGACACTTGCAGTTAGCTGCGTTGCCACCAGCCAGCCCACCACCAGCAGCAACGACCAACAGTTTAACCTCATTTTTCGTATCACGT
This genomic window contains:
- the LOC131432354 gene encoding uncharacterized protein LOC131432354 encodes the protein MNAENVIRKMRLNCWSLLLVVGWLVATQLTASVDGIHVVEKGGRKSFLKLAPAQWTELDEDGLWSSLLEEYTLGINTTNRHSRVMQAAVAVGQTHQYIPASSFYINKRIGEAVEMGSPVGKVIGPSGYAENQLNTGPSAQGTFTPMRQTFGGASPTELLASPREVSETDLYLLGAIEKLVYRVDYMENRLRRAEQIIYYLMAGNNQKIETCPDNFTRIHENCYHFGVDRGLNWKSASTLCKSYGGHLAEFETSVEFQDVAAFILNNQLKRGKEYWLGGLNPGLLWIWTHSAKPVNPNTNLTSISTGNKGTSSTIGTVKPDSSKNEDSKKIVNNPPPKQTEPTLEITGTGRCLKLTYNAALYTYGYTGQDCSARYNYICELKNKSLDNEISRIAKQLNLD